tgagaccgtctcacacaagtttttgtcatttaaatttttttaaaaagtgccAAAAATAAAGGCTAGCTGTAAGGTTAGAAAAAACTTAATCGAGAATACGACGTTGACAACTCGATGAATCGCATGTGGGGTTAAAGCCTTTGTTAATCTGTTTTCAATTTTGGTACATACGTACTCGATCTGGCAATAAATTTTACGTAgacattaagtttttattttttttaatgtcaacTTGGTTTGGTCCATATTATTTCTAAGGTctttataaaatgtttttaatatgGTTGTCAATTTTGTTCGTAAAAATCAACTGTTAAAATAATGCCAATCTTAATATGACAAgttatgtaaatatatataaatgaattaGATATAGTTTTTTTGAGTCGAgcatataaaattaaaagattaaagTTCTTCGAAAAACATACGAGTATCGATTCAAATAtagtattaaaaaatatatatatacgtaCTATTAATTAAGAGACACAATAATATTTAACTAATTTTTAGTGAAATCTTCTTTGAATTTCAAAATTACGCctcacatgttttttttttaccatgtatttaattttgttcttcaaatttaaaatttaagaaatatagaaaatattatttttgaattttaaaatatagataaagataagagcaaaatatttaataagataagagtaaaatatttaattctttcaaaaaaaaaagattgtttttatttattaaagtttTAGATTACTATATTActcttaattaaaaaatataaaaaaaaatcatgtgcGCGGCTGACATTCACATTTGATATTGTTATATCGAATTACTCGATCACGTACGTGTTGTTACTCTTTGCAGACTTAAATAGCAATTTTCCCCCTTGAAATACACAAATTAATGTTACAATgcacatttttatatttatttgaatttgaatggaTGATATCGTGTACGTGAAAAATACCATGTTTGCGACGCAGAATGTCGCAGATGATCATATGATAAAAAGTCACGTGTTGGTCCATACAACATTGTCGTCGATAAATAATTTTggtgaaatatttattttctaaaataacataacgacaaggtttaatattatttataaaaaatttaatcaggGTTAGTTTCTTAAATGTTCCGATATTTCGTGTGTTTTATTAGTATGTTATGAAATATGAGCGACAAAATTTTAGAGAAATATGGCGAACAACTTTGGTcgaacttcattttttttaaaaaaaataacatgtaTTTGATTGTATTCAAATGAATTTgtgaatgttttttttaaataaatatttaaacaatgtTATTTTGTAAGCTACCCGTAATTTCATGTATATAtactattatatttaaatgaattgcTGAAATCAAGTAGGAACCAATTACTAAATTAATGGGCCAATTTGGGAATTCTAATGGATCAAGTGTCAAAGGAGGGGAAACAAGAACAATAATATTCACGATCTTCTTATATGATGATATAAATCAATGGAAAATATCAACAAATTTTAGATCCACGAGTTtccgaaaaaaaaattacaaaaaaagtaGATTTATTAGTAAATGCATAAGAATCATATGCAATATATAATTTCTACGAACTTGTAAAATTATTTCCCTATCCAAAGTAGATGCGAATATGCAGTGCCATGATAAGAATGGTGTAGATTGCAAAGAAAAGCAGAGTGTGTATCATCACAGCTTTCCCGTTGGTTGCGAAGCTCCCGAATTCGACGCGTCTCATGTTGCCCGGGAACTGGAATATGACTCCGGGAGATAGCAACACGAACAGAAGAAAACCGATCAAAATCGGTGCCCAATCCTCCATTGTTCTTTTGCTAATTAATGATCAAGCAAGCTCCAAGTACTAAAATGATCCTTAATAAATTAAGGAAAGTGTTCAAGAAAGAATGTGTAGGTTGGTGTTCATATAAATATTAGACGATGATGTTAGAGAATGGTTCGTTTGTTTTGGTCAGGTTTCATCCTTTGATTGTGTTTCAAGAAAGGACTGCCCGAATTAAGGCATCTTCCTCCACATGTTGAAGGAATCGAATGGAAGAATACCCCTCCCCTCATATGTGTCTCGTAATTAGATGCCCTACTCAAGTTATTGGTCTTATGTAACTTCTCTAGCTTGGGGACATGaacaaatttgaatttaaaaaaaaaaaacttaattacatttaaaatatatacaagtGAATTATCATACATCGCTATTTCTacgaagacaaaaacttgtgtgagacggtctcacgggtcgtattttgtgagacagatatcttatttgggtcatccatgaaaaatattactttttacgcTAATAGTatttcttatttgagtcatccatggaaaagtattactttttatgttaaaagtattactttttattgtgaatatcagtatgattgacccgtctcacagataaagattcgtgagactgtctgacaagagacatactcctaAAATTTAACCCTAAgagaaaaaatgaagaaaaaagttggtttttttttttaaaaaataaaataaaatgaaaattatgtattttgaatttaaaatggttAGATAGAAAATAGAACTAAAACATAAGTGtgaaatatgaaattaaattattatataatattattcgaattgtaaatttttttttatcaatatatcaaaattagtTATTGTACtagatttaattttaattaatagtatatattaatattatataatcattatgagattttttttttccaatttcttgTTCTATATCAAATTTATAAGATCGAATACTTGtcattttatcaaaagttataattCTCTTCCAATAACTACAGTTTTTATAATCAGTGAGAATTGAACATATGATTTTGATAACAATTATAAGATTGAAAGACCGACGTCATATCAGAaatgatataaataataatataactcaaatattttaaaatattacgtTTTAACTTATGAGCCGACaaaaataagatatttttcTTGGCATGGCCATATTTCGTCCAATCAAAACCAAGAAATATCGATAGCATATAACCATTGGCTTAAATTATTGCCATGTCTGTACGACCAAGCACACGCTATTTATCCTCCTCTCATCCACGCTGAAATAACTATCTCCACTCCACCACGAATTTTTACTTTGTACTTTGTTCTTCATGAGTTGTACTCTTTTATTGCCCTGCCATTCCTCTTCCCATATCATCACTCCTCCCTTGCAAACCTATTCTCGTTCATCCTCATCATCTTTTCGTAGGAGAAAACATAATGGAAAACAACCCGCAGCAGAGCTCGGCGGCGTACCCACCTGCGGCGCCGTATCACCACCTCcttcagcagcagcaacagcagcTCCAGATGTTCTGGAATTACCAGCGCCAGGAAATAGAGCAGGTTAACGATTTCAAGAACCACCAGCTCCCATTGGCTCGCATCAAGAAGATCATGAAGGCAGATGAGGACGTGCGCATGATATCCGCGGAGGCGCCAATCCTCTTCGCCAAGGCTTGCGAGCTTTTCATTCTGGAGCTCACGATCAGATCTTGGCTCCACGCCGAGGAGAACAAGCGCCGGACGCTCCAGAAAAACGACATCGCGGCGGCCATCACGCGTACtgatatttttgattttttggtGGACATTGTGCCGAGGGATGAGATCAAGGATGAGGCGGCTGCGCTGGGTGGGATTGTGGGGCCCGCGGTCGGTGCAGGTGGAGTCACTGGTGTTCCGTACTATTACCCGACCATTGGTCAGCCTATGATGGGTCGTCCCGCTGTGGATCCGGGGGTTTACATGCAGGCGCCGCCGCCACCATCGCAGGCGTGGCAGTCGGTTTGGCAGACAGCGGCTGATGATGGCTCGTATGCCAGTGGCGGTGGTGCAAGCGGTGGCCACGGCAACCTCGACGGCCAAGGCTAACTCTGTAATTGAACGTTTCCTTTCCtttgtttattaattttcatcatttttactTGGATCTGGCGTTTTTGGAGAATTTGTAGGTGATTCTGTTAAGGGGCttgttattttgattattattcttcATGTTCGAATTTACAACTAGCGATGAGTCGATGCATTCTGGGAGCACTGTTTGCAGTGACTGCATAGGTTGCGGCCGTGGGCACTATATATGCACCGTCATAATGCAATTATCACCACCCATTctgcaaattttaaattcccTCTGACTTCTCCACTGCAGCTTATTGGAATGCTTAAGTCAGTTCTTGACATTTTTTCCTACCATTTGTTGCATTTTGTGGTCGAAGCTGACCTAGCTAGAGACATCTTTCTTCCCTTCTTACCGTTCTTTCTATACTTACCGAATCCACCATACTGTCTTCATTGCATATTAGATCAATGGTACACGACCTTTTTTACCTTATAATCCGCAACAAGATCATCCGGATGAACCGTGCTTGTGAGATGAGGACAATAAGGAATATCGGTTACTACCGATACTTTGATCATTTTGCCTTTTCTTTGACCCGTTCATAGCTGATATATCAACTTTTCTATAGCAGATTTATTAACTGTTCCATATCGAGATTGTTCCTAGACGACTTATTAATTGTTTCATAACCGATTTATTGTTGGATCCGCTGATATTTACCCAATCGTTGTAGCATTTTTAACCTTTTCCATCCAAAACAAGTTCATTTTCATGAACCGTGCTTTCGAGACAAACGATAGAACTATAGTTGAGGCTTAAACTTAGAAATATCACATTAACACCTGCAAATTTAGCAAGTTATGTCTATCCACAACCCAGGCCATTTTACCTTTCCTAGGCTCATTCTATACTGATTTATCAGTTGCGGCATCCATTTCATACCAAGCTTATGCCATTCCACTTCCACCATTATTTTACCAGTCAATGACACTTCATCGGCCTAGTGTAACATGATGGACTAATAGAATGTAGACTTTCGTCTTGTTCCATTCACTATAAGGTTGTTCAACCAACCATACTTGTGAGACAAGCAATAGAACAATGGttaaaaactcaaaatatgaaCACTTTAATcttgtaaatatatttttaaaaattttagggaCAATAACGTATatgaatgttatttttttttcttcgagGTTTTCAGTGGtcaattttgatatttgacGGGTTTTTGTTGTTTAATATGCAATTGTTGTTGCATATTGAGAATCTTTCCATGTTATGCACGATATTTGTTTATTCCTTCTATGCGGTTAGTATATCATTTTGCAAAGTTGTATTACTGTGGTGACAATTGATATGAGCTTCATTTTTTTATGGTTGTGCTACTTACTACTTCTGAATGAACTATAGTTATAGGAGCACAAGGTGCACTACTAAACCTCATGCGCGTCGTAGAGTCTAGGCGCAAAGCGCTAGGTGAGGCACACGTTTTATTGAGATGAAGCATCCAGAGGAGTAGTGTGCCGGAATTTTATAAGAGAACTTCATTTTTCATACTCCAACGTACTTTACAAACtattaaataacaataaacAAATAGTCACTAGTctccaagaaaaaaattaattagatttATCTTGCATTTTATTTTGGATCTGTCCTATATCTAGGTAGCGATCAAAACATGTATAGGACGGAGCCTCGCTATTCCTGGAGCCTAAGCACATGTGTGTGAGGTTTTTAGTTACTATGGTGTAGTATGTGATTGGTTCTTGAAACTGGGAGGTTGGTGTATTACGTGATAGTTGTGATAAATTAGGACATTGCTTCTTTGTGTGATAAATGTTGTACTTCCACGACCCAGAAAACTATGATTCTGTCAGTCATCATAGATCAAGATAACAGTGTGTTACAGCTCACAACAtgtttccttcttttttttggTATTAGGATCCAAGGTACTTCTTTGTGCTTGGCTTATTTGGTTGTCACTAGCTTAAAGGGTTTGATAGTTGTTGAGGGCTTtgcaaatttaaatatatttaattccgGTGTAAAAACATATGACTATTGTCTAGTTAATAGAATTGTCAGGGTATAACATGTACGTACACGGTAAATCAAGGGGATATAGAAAGAATGACAGAAAAGCATAATTTGTTGAGTATTCTTAAAAGTTGTGGTATATTTCTTCCCCAACAACTTATAAGGATATTCTCATGGTAGAATTATGTCAAATGTTGAGTTTGCCTCGTTCAGCTTTCTACTTTTGAGACCTGTAAATGATCTACCTCCGGTCTTCCACCTTAATCCCTAACAGAGCAAGTGTGCAAGCATATAAAAAGAATTAGGTCAATAGATGAGCCCAATTTTGGAAAATCAAAGAGAGCAACCTGATGTTGTGCCATGTGAGaaaatattattcatttttGTGAGCAACTCAGCAACCTAACATATTTGAAGGAATAAGCTTAATAGATGAACTTGATGTTGGAAATTACAGCAAGCGGCTTGATGTTTTGTTgctatttgtgaaatttttttcatcttatTGATATTAAACCCATGGCCATTAATTTGGTTTGGTGAACGTTGATGAAATGGTTTGTTTATTCGAGGAAAGATGTCAGGAGTTGCTAGGATTACATGTAAAGAATTTAGAGGAAGAGAATAAGCCTTTTCTTGGCCGAGTGGACATCAGGCCGGATTGGTTACTTCTTTGGCTTGCAACTTCGCCATCCTTGCAAACGCACGAGTAGGCACGAGACATTACGGAGTTCTATCTGAAAGTGTATAATGGTGTATTGCTTGTGCGAACTATGTACTTGTTGCTTGTGAGCTACAATGTAAGCAAGCCTTAATGGAGTTCCACTGGGTTTTTTTATTGTTCACATTTACAGTAAAAAAATAATCCATTTTCCAAACATGTCAACAAATTAAGGTAGATGGATCCAAACATAGACTGTAAGGTTAATT
This window of the Primulina huaijiensis isolate GDHJ02 chromosome 3, ASM1229523v2, whole genome shotgun sequence genome carries:
- the LOC140972847 gene encoding nuclear transcription factor Y subunit C-1-like, coding for MENNPQQSSAAYPPAAPYHHLLQQQQQQLQMFWNYQRQEIEQVNDFKNHQLPLARIKKIMKADEDVRMISAEAPILFAKACELFILELTIRSWLHAEENKRRTLQKNDIAAAITRTDIFDFLVDIVPRDEIKDEAAALGGIVGPAVGAGGVTGVPYYYPTIGQPMMGRPAVDPGVYMQAPPPPSQAWQSVWQTAADDGSYASGGGASGGHGNLDGQG